The DNA segment CcagttgttattttgtttaataagATTTGTTGAACTTATAAATCCACCACGGTGATAGCATGGATGATTTACGATTTAGTATTTACAATACCGTTTCTTggtaaatgaaataaaaaccgATGGTGGGAAGTGTGAAGAAATTTTGCGACCCAAGTAAAGTGTTTGCTTTACCTGTCGGCACCAAGGCATTGGGAACGATTTACCACAATCACAATTTATCTCTTTCTAATTTccttataggcctacattacacttttgaaagcaaaagtttaaatcaagttcaatttttatttagaaAAATTAGGATTTCGTCTGGTATTGTGAATAAAATGCAATGCttaattttcaaagaaattctTTGATTGATCGAGTAAACTTAACAATGATTTATTGACTGGGAGAATATTTGCGAACTCCCTTTGCTATTTCAAATCTTAATCAATTTATTaccaatttgtatttttaattatcTTTGTACTGTTGCATTTCGCTTGCATAAACCGTTTTAATTTAGAAATATTGGTTTATTgacaatatttaatttttcgaAATCTGTGCAAAACTGTAGCCTGTACCAGTTCCGCGATCCCTAACGAAAcgcataaaaaagcaaaagtacATCAATATCGATGAAAAAGAGCGTTAGAAGAATGAAACATCTCTTGAGTCAAATTAATACAACAATAGTAATAATACAACAATagtaaattaaatacaacaaTAGTAATAGTATATAAGTTATACAAcacaatgaaatattttacacaGAATTTTGTGCATGCCCCGTGCTTGAAACAATGCGTTTCTTCAGTGCACAAACCTTTAGCCAAATTCCTTTGAGCAAGGCGGTCGTTTCTAGACGAATTTTTCTGTAAGAACAGGAGTgttcaaaacttttgttttccttTATGACGCGACGGTTATCATTATGACAATATTGTTCTGTACAGGCATTCTCAGCTTGACCTTGTAGTTTACATCTGAATGTTTATCAGGTCTTTTATACGAGCAATTGAAAACAATCTGCTAGTTACACCTACAGGCATAGGTGggctgtaccgcggtactacagtaccgaattactgtaccgcggtactatagtaccgaattactgtaccgcggtactttttcagtaccgataccagTACCGTcagtacttttgaaaaaaaataccgaatctctgtaccgaattacttttttcaagaaatttcagtcggtccctGTActtggtacttttcacgtgataatttcaaaattttgacaagtatgttttcaaaaatatatgttaattaatccttaatattaattttagcTTATgctgatcttttttaatctagaaatgtcaagtaaaattgcaagcgattaatgTTACGTATGTTTtaacctggagtaacctttaccgggagCATAATAGCggaaaacattgcatttgcagcagcatcttttacacaaaaagtaccggtatcGACAAAGTACTGAActccttttttaaaatagtaccgaatatcGGAATCGtcagtacattttttgccaagtaccggtaccgtcaccgacggtactttcaaagtaccaacTGCCCACGTCTGCCTATAAGCAACTTCATTTCGCTTATATGCATGtgcagcgtggtccaactgcaagcccgcgggccaaagttggcccgcgagcaccgattttttggcccgcgaactgatagtcagctttgatagtcgctattgtcgaggaagaacctggaccgcagatgtcacattgatcagcatttaatagctaaattttgaactattctaatttcagctttaataaaaaatgaaaacttttttcagttctaatttcagttctaatatcaatgtcacattgtttttcagttctaatttcacatttcttcagttctaatttaaaaacattggcccgcaagagaaaaaaattttctgattttggcccgcgatgaaaagaagttggaccacgctgtgCATGTGGATAGATTTAGTATTACAACTGTCGCTTGCCGGTTAGCACAGAAACACTTAATTTTGTCgtgatataggcctacaaccCGAACTTCTTGTGTTGTATAGCTTGCACTCTGATTTAGTGAGTTAATTCTCGTTGTGATTGATTTGGAGACTATTAGTTATGTGCGCACTATATGTAATACATCAACATCATAGGAGCAGTTTCTCATATTCTCATGTATTTTTTCCAATAGAAATAGGAGTTATGTTTATGTGGTTAACCATAAAGTGGGAAGAACAAACTTGCCTTGAATTCTATCTGTCGGTAACAGATGAGTCAGGGAAAAAAGTCAGAGTATATTTGCTACTTGTTAAACCTTACTTGGGCACATTCTTGTTGAACTACATATAACCTACTTTTATTGCACATAACCTATGtatacagtagcctactgtaGCTCCTTATATAGCAAAGTAATACCCTTAgaccaggggcgggcaacatacggcccgcgacgggattttgagtggcccgcagacagtttccggtcttacatgataatgtgacctgcggccacattctgccgcaatccctgtattgcgtcactgaataagtccaagtttgccaacctgagaaagatggccatgaatctacttgttctaTTCGGGTCTAGATACATttgtgagcaaacattttcgaccatgaacattaataagacaaagctgcgttccaatctattcaggaatccggcccgccaagaacttcattttctcatatcaggcccgccgactgaagaagttgcccgcccctgccTTAGACTCTTATCGTAGCCTATTTTAGTATCTTTAGTGCTATAAAATTGGGTTGTCGATTACAACCGTGGTTTATAATTTATCGTTTGATATTGTTATACTGGGAAAAGAAAATTACCTGGATCCGAGATTGTAGAAAATGGGGTCAAGACATTCGCTGATTCTCAAAAGCAAATACGTAACGAATTCAAACCACCAGTTGCCATAAATATCTGGTCCTGGCGGAATGCTTGTGTTGTGGAAAACTGCACACATAAAAAGATTTGAATGGCAAGTAagttagaaaaaaatttacctAAGAGCGGACAACAGCTACAATTAAAATATGTAGCTAtgagcaaaattaaaaaaattactggGTGCTGGTGTAcacgaaaaaaatgaaaatctaGAAAGCTCTGTACTGTGACTATATTCTTACTTCCTCTAGGGATGTAACCGAGCAGAAAAGAGCTGACTATCAAGCTCAACTGAAGgattattttcttttctctcCGCGCATTATTCCTGTCGTTTTCGTTGCCCCGTTCTAAAGTATAAAGCAAAACGTTAAAATGCTTCAATGAATATCTATTTGACAAAAAAGACAACGCATTGTTCAACACAAAATAGTGATAGTCAGTAAATAGTAACAGCAGCAACagtaacaataataataataacaataataatagcAATAGTAACAAGTAGCAAGTGATTTTATGGATGAATCACTTGAACAGCAAATAAGTAACTGTAGGGAACCAATACAACTACAGTAACTTTGCGCTGGCCTTAAGTAATCATTTAACAACATGTACTTTGATTAACTAAGTAATGACATTCAAACAGACTACTTTTGAATTGTTGCTGTCAAAACAGTCAAGCATGACGGCTCGTATGTAGCCTGTAGGGCCTACAGGCTACTGGCTATGCCCTAGGCCTATAGTATAGGCAGTTACATCGTATAGGCGTAATAACTGTTACGTTAAAGCCACTCTTAAATATAATATGAACAATGAACATCACCTAGGGCAATATGCTATAAGTATCCATTTAGACTATACTCACGTCTTATTTCTTTCGTAGCCTTTCCACTCAGTTTGACTTTGACGATTGTCATAATTGACAAGACAATAATCAAAATCATTGCCAGGTAAAAGAAAATGCTGTACACCACCCACGTATATATGTTGAATTCGTCTTTCCTGCAAATTACATCAAACAGTATACCAACTGCGTTCTTATAATTTAGGCCTAATTCAAAGTATAAGAATATATTCCAGATGCTTATGTTAAGAACACTTGCTTGCACTCTGTTTGATTCAACATACTTTTATTTGTAATTACTTATAAagtaaaaacaatgaaaatatcaaaatgacTAGCTGGGCATTTGATCAGTAGACAGCCGACAGTTATAGCTTCAGAAAGCATTGTTCCTAACGAGGAAAAAACCAAAAAGTAACACGAGTAAAAACGAAAAGGTGACAATTGAAAATATAGAAATATACCATTTAGTATTCAAGTGACAGGAAGGACCTTTTTCCAGAGGCAAAGGAGGTCTCGGCCTTGCTTTGAACCAAATGCAGGATGGTATGAAACCAGCAACAAAGCTCACCGCCCACATGACGCTTATGTAGATCTGAATGTAAGTTAATGATGGATAAAGTGTAGAAACAACTTAATCTTAAGTTTTAGGCTTACCCTTAGTTTTCaacatttattaaatttcCTGCAGACAAGTTGTATCGGACAAAGTATATAGAAGGGCAGTACCTACTGTAACCATTCTAATTGAATATGTCTGGGTTTTTTATCACATAAAAACAGTTTGCGCTACCATTGAGAATGTTTTCAGAGTAAAACAATATGTCTGCTGCTTGTATATGCAAATGGATTGGTTGTTTCTTTCCCCTTCATTTCTTTCGCAATTTAATATATCGAAACTTCTGAATTTATGTcatgcaaacatttttctcAATCCGAGATTGAATTCATATTGATGCCGTACCATTGCCCACCACGCAATCACATTAACAGCAAAGAACAATTGCATGATTTTTCAATCGTGAGATTGCTATTTTTGACCCGAAAGGCTTTGAAATAGGCTTACATTCCGTCCAGTTATAGGGCCCTTGGAATCCATATGGCGCTTTTGAGTAaggtaaacaattttttgccACAACAAAAGGTCTTGAAAAGAAGGTGATGACGTTTCTGCCCCATTTAGTATTTACGGTAGTCAAAGCTCTATTTACTATAGTTGTTACTGTACAATTTTGGGGAAATTTTCTTTCCTAATCTTCCTTATCCGCATCCAATATATTCTCTTTTGTGCCGTCATTCTTTTCTTTCTATTTTTGGTCGTATCTTTTCGGTATTATGCAATACGCGGTGATCAGTCATTTTAATGCGCCTTTAACTTTCGGTATGTCTCGGTTTGCTCAGAATTTAAGTTATCATTTAATTAACAGTgtcttaaaaataatttacaaaaaacaaaaactataaaaatgaCATCACATAAATACAGTAAATAAAACCCACATCGTATAAGTACACGTTGGATAATCACCATTGGAAATAAACTTGCCAGTAACACTTTATAAGCTAAAATTACAGTTATTTTACCCGAGTGAAAAATTGTAGTAGCATAAATCTCAAGGAAGAAAAACTTACACAAGCGCGGGAGTATTTGTTCCGTCTATAGATAATAGGCCACTGTACGGAGATAAAACGAAGAGCGGCGAAGCAGAAGATGTGAACGGACGTGGCGTAAGAAGTCCAAGTGTCGATTGACCAGAACATCTGAAAAACGACGATTTACCAAAATTCAAAAGCCAAggatttttcttttaacttttacTCTACGAAAAATTTTAGTTGCTATTTTGTTTACCTTGCACAAAAAATCTGACCATTCCCAATTATAGTAGCCCCAGGTTCGTCGGTAAATATTCAAAGGGCTGATGATTGCTGATATCAAATCAGAAACACACAAGCTGGCTATCAGGCAGTTGAAAGTCGACCTGCACATCAAAAAAGCTTTCTTTTATATTCCTTGAGTTTATAAATAGGCTCGAGATATGAAAACCATACGACTCTATACTCTCCAAAAAGATGACGTATTTTCCGGTAATAATTTGTTAGTGACGTTCAAGTGACGACACCAAAACAATTACCTGAGTTTGGATGATCTAATCACTACGAACGTGGTAATGGCGTTGGCGAAAAACCCGAAAAGTGCCAGTGGAATCAATGTGCTACAGGTGAGAAAAAGGCCAGCTTCCATTGGGAGCGAAAAGTTGCTGAAAAAAAGCATTATTTTTCGtcgtaaaatttcattgcTAACAATTTATAACCACTTTAT comes from the Clavelina lepadiformis chromosome 5, kaClaLepa1.1, whole genome shotgun sequence genome and includes:
- the LOC143460211 gene encoding growth hormone secretagogue receptor type 1-like; amino-acid sequence: MTYDAHSNFSLPMEAGLFLTCSTLIPLALFGFFANAITTFVVIRSSKLRSTFNCLIASLCVSDLISAIISPLNIYRRTWGYYNWEWSDFLCKMFWSIDTWTSYATSVHIFCFAALRFISVQWPIIYRRNKYSRACIYISVMWAVSFVAGFIPSCIWFKARPRPPLPLEKGPSCHLNTKWKDEFNIYTWVVYSIFFYLAMILIIVLSIMTIVKVKLSGKATKEIRQRGNENDRNNARREKKIILQLSLIVSSFLLGYIPRGIFHNTSIPPGPDIYGNWWFEFVTYLLLRISECLDPIFYNLGSRKIRLETTALLKGIWLKVCALKKRIVSSTGHAQNSV